The following proteins are encoded in a genomic region of Oryza brachyantha chromosome 11, ObraRS2, whole genome shotgun sequence:
- the LOC102716372 gene encoding heterogeneous nuclear ribonucleoprotein Q-like, whose translation MPRRTENAASANSVEPTKPEECLEFDEEEEVEEEEIEYEEIEEEVEEEEEDEDVVEEVEEEEEESDETEVSHEVDARHTSESKFKGVHQKDGIEKENYAELLALPPHGSEVYVGGISSDISSQDLKKLCEPVGEVVEVRMMKGKDDSRGYAFVTFRTKDLALEAVRELNNAKLKGKRIRVSSSQAKNKLFIGNVPHSWTQDDFRKAVEEVGPGVLKADLMKVSSTNRNRGYGFVEYYNHACAEYARQKMSTPTFKLDTNAPTVSWADPKNNDSASTSQVKSVYVKNLPKNVTQAELKKLFEHHGDITKVVLPPSRGGHDNRYGFVHFKDRSMAMRALQNTERYELAGQVLDCSLAKPAATDKKDERVSLPSSNGAPLLPSYPPLGYGIMSVPSAYGVAPASITQPMLYAPRAPPGPAMVPMMLPDGRLVYVVQQPGGQLPLSSPPPQQAGRHGGSGGRHGGGSGGSSGSRPGAKRQRGDDTSSSRNKGRRRPY comes from the exons ATGCCAAGGAGGACAGAAAATGCTGCTTCTGCCAATTCAGTTGAACCAACCAAACCAGAAGAATGCTTGGAGtttgatgaggaggaggaggtagaAGAGGAGGAAATTGAATATGAAGAAATTGAGGAGGAggtagaggaggaggaggaggatgaagaTGTTGTAGAGGAAgttgaggaggaagaagaggaatcTGATGAAACTGAAGTTTCACATGAAGTTGATGCTAGACATACCAGTGAAAGTAAATTTAAAGGTGTTCACCAGAAGGATGgtattgaaaaagaaaattacgcTGAGCTTTTAGCTCTTCCTCCACATGGTTCTGAAGTATATGTTGGGGGCATCTCCAGTGATATATCTTCTCAAGATCTGAAGAAATTATGTGAACCAgttggagaagttgttgaa GTGAGAATGATGAAAGGAAAGGACGATAGCAGGGGATATGCTTTTGTTACTTTTAGAACTAAAGATTTGGCATTAGAGGCTGTCCGAGAATTGAACAATGCAAAACTGAAG GGAAAGCGTATAAGGGTTTCTTCTTCCCAGGCTAAGAACAAGCTATTCATTGGGAATGTACCCCACAGTTGGACACAGGATGATTTCAGAAAGGCTGTGGAGGAAGTTGGTCCAGGAGTATTAAAAGCTGATCTCATGAAG GTCTCAAGTACAAATCGCAATCGGGGTTATGGTTTTGTTGAATACTACAACCATGCATGTGCAGAGTATGCAAGGCAGAAGATGTCTACCCCAACATTCAAACTAGATACAAACGCCCCTACTGTCAGCTGGGCAGATCCTAAGAATAATGACTCAGCCTCTACTTCTCAG GTGAAATCTGTATACGTCAAAAACCTGCCCAAGAATGTTACTCAAGCAGAGCTGAAAAAGCTGTTTGAGCACCATGGTGACATTACAAAAGTTGTTCTTCCTCCTTCAAGAGGAGGTCACGATAATAGGTATGGTTTTGTTCACTTTAAAGATAGGTCCATGGCCATGAGGGCTCTGCAGAACACAGAGAGATATGAGCTTGCTG GTCAGGTCCTGGATTGCTCACTTGCGAAACCTGCTGCTACTGATAAGAAGGATGAAAGAGTATCACTGCCTAGTTCAAATGGAGCTCCATTGCTCCCTAGTTATCCTCCACTTGGATATGGTATCATGTCAGTACCAAGTGCCTATGGTGTTGCTCCTGCTAGTATTACACAG CCTATGCTGTATGCTCCAAGAGCTCCTCCAGGTCCAGCAATGGTTCCAATGATGTTACCGGATGGCCGTCTCGTATATGTTGT ACAACAGCCTGGTGGGCAGCTGCCGCTGTCTTCGCCTCCGCCACAGCAAGCTGGACGTCATGGCGGCAGTGGAGGACGTCACGGCGGTGGCAGTGGCGGCTCCAGCGGTAGCAGGCCAGGTGCAAAGCGGCAGAGAGGAGATGACACCAGCAGTAGCCGCAACAaaggccggcgccgcccgtaCTGA
- the LOC102718797 gene encoding probable sugar phosphate/phosphate translocator At4g32390: MGGAGDDGDKVPVGNDKSTASAMEVVSSSSSSPAPAPSVLKSVLLSYAYVSVWITLSFSVIVYNKYILDPKMYNWPFPVSLTMIHMAFCASLAVVLVRVLRVVAVPASPPMTPSLYAASVVPIGALYALSLWFSNSAYIYLSVSFIQMLKALMPVAVYSLAVAFRTDSFRRASMLNMLGISAGVAVAAYGEARFDAFGVLLQLAAVAAEATRLVLIQILLTSKGMSLNPITSLYYIAPCCLVFLTVPWYFVELPRLRAAAAVAVRPNVFVFGTNSLCAFALNLAVFLLVGKTSALTMNVAGVVKDWLLIAFSWTVIKDIVTPVNLVGYGIAFLGVAYYNHAKLQGLKAKEVERTAASMAAAKGGDAEAGARLLPEKDAGDQKN; encoded by the coding sequence AtgggcggcgccggtgacGATGGCGACAAGGTTCCCGTCGGCAATGACAAGAGCACCGCTTCGGCCATGGAGGTTgtgtcgtcgtcttcttcttctccggcgccggcgccgtccgtgCTCAAGTCGGTGCTGCTCTCCTACGCGTACGTGAGCGTGTGGATCACACTGAGCTTCTCGGTGATCGTGTACAACAAGTACATCCTCGACCCCAAGATGTACAACTGGCccttccccgtctccctcacCATGATCCACATGGCCTTCTgcgcctccctcgccgtcgTGCTCGTCCGCGTcctccgcgtcgtcgccgtgccggcgtcgccgcctaTGACGCCCAGCCTCTACGCCGCCTCCGTCGTGCCCATCGGCGCGCTGTACGCGCTCTCGCTCTGGTTCTCCAACTCCGCCTACATCTACCTCTCCGTCTCCTTCATCCAGATGCTCAAGGCGCTCATGCCCGTCGCCGTCTactccctcgccgtcgccttccGCACCGACTCCTTCCGCCGCGCCTCCATGCTCAACATGCTCGGCATATCCgcgggcgtcgccgtcgccgcctacgGCGAGGCGCGGTTCGACGCGTTCGGCGTCCTACtgcagctcgccgccgtcgccgccgaggccaCGCGGCTCGTGCTCATCCAGATACTGCTCACCTCCAAGGGCATGTCGCTGAACCCCATCACCTCGCTCTACTACATCGCGCCGTGCTGCCTGGTGTTCCTGACCGTGCCATGGTACTTCGTCGAGCTGCCGAGGCTgcgtgccgccgctgcagtCGCCGTCCGGCCCAACGTGTTCGTGTTCGGGACGAACTCGCTGTGCGCGTTCGCGCTCAACCTGGCGGTGTTCCTGCTGGTGGGGAAGACGTCGGCGCTGACCATGAACGTGGCCGGCGTCGTGAAGGACTGGCTGCTCATCGCCTTCTCCTGGACGGTGATCAAGGACATCGTCACGCCGGTCAACCTGGTCGGCTATGGCATTGCCTTCCTCGGCGTCGCCTACTACAACCATGCCAAGCTGCAGGGGCTCAAGGCCAAGGAGGTCGAGAGGACGGCCGCGTCAATGGCCGCAGCGAAGGGCGGTGACGCAGAAGCCGGGGCGCGCCTGCTACCGGAGAAAGACGCCGGTGATCAGAAGAACTGA